A window of Kribbella sp. NBC_00382 genomic DNA:
CGACTGACATCAAGACCAGGCCGAGTCGGAGTTGCTGCGGACGGCTGAACCGTACGAAGACGACCTGACTGGCCGCGCCCGCGACGAAGACCGCAAACGTCACGACGCCGGCGAGCAGACGCGAGGTGTGGTGCAGCGTGCCGGCCAGGAACGTCGGCGCGAGCGAGGTGAACAGCCCGAAGATCGCGAACGCCGCGAAGGCTCCGACCGCGCTGGCGAAGAACTGCGGCTTGGTAGCACTCGGCAACGCAACCCGCTGCGGCCGGTACGCCGGACGCTCCTCCAGCCGCTCGACGGTCTCGGGCACCAGCGCGATGCCGACGGCGCTCAGCAGCAACAGCACCAGGAACAGCTCGTACGGACGATCCAGCGGCTTCGATCCGTACTCCGCGAGCAGCCCGCCGACGAGCGGACCGAAGGCGAGCCCACCCAGGTTCACCATCGAGGAGATCAGCGCGGAGTGACTCGGGTCCTCGTCCGGCCGCGAGATCCGACGCAATTCGGACAGGTGAGCCGTCGCTGTCGCCGTCAGCACACCGACGCCGACACCGCTGATGAACCGCGCGAGCAGCAGCCCGGGCACGTCCTGCCAGAGCAGGAAGACCACAGCGGCCAGCGCCTCGGTCAGTACCGCGAGGAGCGCGATCCGGCGACGGCCGAGCCAGTCGCTGACGTGGCCGGCGAGGTACAGGCTGACCATCACGCCCACTGCGTAGGCGGCGAAGATGACCGTGATCAGGAAGGTCGGGAAGCCATCCCGGCGCTGGTAGATGGCGTAGAGCGGCGTCGGAACCGTAGAGAACGCCATCGTGGTCAGGAAGGCGACGGCGATCATCCAGAAGCCGGCGCTGTGCGCGAACCCGACGCGCGGACCGGCCTGGTCGAGCGAGCGGGAGCCGGAAAGAGTTGTCATGTTTCCTAGAATGCGCTGGTTGATCTATTCATTCCAACGAATCTTCTTGCACTGTCTTATCGACGCTGTCGATAATTGGGGCTGTGGACAGCAGACAGCTCGAGTACTTCGTCGCCGTGGCCGAGGAATTGAGCTTCACCCGGGCGGCGCAGCGGCTCTTCACCGTCCAGTCGACCGTCTCGGCCGCGATCCGCGCGCTGGAGACGGACCTGAAGACGACGCTGTTCGACCGGTCGACCCGGCGGGTGACGCTGTCGGATACCGGCGAGGCGCTGTTGCCTGAGGCGAAGGCCGCCCTGGAGGCGTTGGACCGGGCGCGCGCCGTGGTCGAGGAGGCGTCGACCGGGCTGCGTGGAAGTGTGCGGATCGGGACGATGACGAGGCTCGGGCTGGTCGATCTGGCCTCCTTGCTCGGTGAGTTCTATCAGCGGTATCCCCTGGTCGACGTCCAGGTGACGACTTCGCCGACCGGGTCGAGCGGGCTGGCTGATGACGTACGGCACGGGCGGCTCGATGTGGCCCTGGTCGGGTTGGGCGCGGCGGAGATGACGGGGCTGGAGCCTCGCGAGCTGGCGACGGTGCGGTTCGTAGTACTGGTGCCTTCGTCGCATCGGCTGGCTGGGGGTGGTGAGGTCCGGTTGGCGGAGCTGGCGGGTGAGCGGTTTGTGGACATGCTGCGGGGGTTCGGGAATCGGACGACGGTGGATCGGGCTTTCGACGCCGCCGGCATTCCTCGGCGGGTCCAGGTGGAGGTACCGGATCTGACCACTGTGCCGGATTACGTGCGGGCTGGGTTGGGGGTTGCCGTCGTACCGGAGATGGATCTGGAGGAGACGGCGGGCGTGATCCGGCTGCGGTTGGCGGACGCGGAGCTGACCTGGACGCTGTCGGCGATCACCTTGAGCGGCAAGCGTCCGAGCCGTGCGGTGACGGCCCTTCTGGCTTTGTTGATACATCACCAACGCGACGTATCCTTGCCGTAGACACCCACTCCTGGGGGCCTTTGCTACGGATCGTCCGGCACGTTCCTGCCGGCGAAGGAAAGGAAGTCAGCGACATGGCAACTGTGTCGTTCAAGGGAGCGACCCGGGTCTATCCGGGCACCGAGATCGCGGCCGTCGACCGGCTCGACCTGGACATCCAGGACGGCGAGTTCGTCGTACTGGTCGGGCCGTCCGGCTCCGGTAAGTCGACCGCGCTCCGGATGCTCGCGGGCCTCGAAGAGGTCAACGAGGGCTCCATCTACATCGGCGACCGCGACGTCACCAACAGCCCGCCGAAGGACCGGGACATCGCGATGGTGTTCCAGAACTACGCGCTCTACCCGCATATGTCGGTTGCCGACAACATGGGGTTCGCGCTGAAGATGCAGGGCATCCACAAGGAGGAGCGGGCGAAGCGGGTCGCCGAGGCGGCCAAGCTGCTCGGCCTCGAGGAGTACCTCGACCGCAAGCCGAAGGCACTGTCCGGTGGCCAGCGCCAGCGGGTCGCGATGGGTCGCGCGATCGTGCGTGACCCCCAGGTGTTCCTGATGGACGAGCCGTTGTCGAACCTCGACGCCAAGCTCCGCGTGCAGACCCGTACCCAGATCGCCGAACTGCAGCACCGACTGGGCGTCACCACGGTCTACGTCACGCACGACCAGATCGAGGCGATGACGATGGGCGACCGGGTGGCGGTCCTGAAGGACGGTCAGCTCCAGCAGGTCGACACTCCGCTGAACCTGTACGACACCCCGAAGAACCTCTTCGTCGCGGGCTTCATCGGCTCTCCGGCGATGAACCTGATCGAGGCCGAGATCGTCGACGGCGGCGCGAAGATCGGCGACTACCTGGTACCGATCGCCCGCGACCTGCTCGCCAAGGCCGGCGACGACAAGACGATCATGCTCGGCATCCGCCCGGAGTCGTTCCACCTGGCCGACGAGGGGCTGGCCGTGAAGGTCTCAGTGGTCGAGGAACTCGGCTCCGACGCCTACCTGTACGGCAGCGCGGTCCACACCGACGACCAGCAGATCATCGCCCGCGTCGGCACCCGCCTGCACAGCGACAAGGGCGCCATCGTCCACCTCGCCCCGCAGCCGGAGAAGCTCCACCTCTTCTCCACATCCACCGAACTCCGCATCACCGCTTGACCCCCGCCCCACCATTTGAGGGGTTATCCCCTCAAATGGTGGGTTGCCTGACCGGATCCCGAGGGGGCAACCCCCGCAATGCGGGGTTATCCCCTCAAATGGGCGCGGGGGGTGGCCGAGGGGCTAGCGTCGGGGGATGGGGATGTGGGAGGAGGGCGGGGCCGGGGTGATGCGGTTGCCGTCCGGGCGGTTGGTGCGCGGGCGTGGGCTGCGCGACGGGGTACCTGGCGGGGCGCTGCCGGAGTACGGGGTGTATTTGCTGGGGAAGCAGCCGCCTGAGGTCGAGTGGGAGTCTCGATGGGTGCGGTGGCCGGACTTCAGGTTGCCTGCTGACGACCGCGATGCGCGGGACGCGTTGGTGGGGGTGCTGGCGAGGGCAGGCGACGAGCGGGTCGAGGTTGCCTGCGAAGGCGGGCGCGGACGAACCGGTACTGCGCTGGCCTGCTTGGCGGTGCTCGATGGGGTCTCGCCGGCCGATGCCGTGGCCTATGTGCGGGCGAACTATCACGCCAAGGCGGTGGAAACCCTTTGGCAGAAGCGTTATGTCAGGCGTTTCCGGGCGGCGAGTGACTCTTGATCCGGGGCGCCGAGGCTGGTGAAACTCGCCCAAGTCGTTCATAACGGTGAGATTGGTTACTGTCACGCAGATGGATGAGGTTGCTCCGGAGAAGGCGGGTTATCGGCGCTCGGCCGGGTCGGCGCGTGGTGAGGCGCGGCGGCGCGAACTGCTAGAGCGCGTCACCGACGAGGTCGGGGCCAACGGGCTGGTGGACTTCTCGCTCCGGCGGGCCGCCCGGGCCGCCGGTACTACGCACAAGGTGCTGCTCTACTACTTCGACGGGCCCGAGGACTTGCTCACCCAGGCCGTGCTCCAACTGCGCGAACGGCGGATCGACCGCAGCCTGGTCGCCGCGGGCATGGCCGGCTCGACGCTGGCCGACCGGGTCCGGGCGATGTGGCCGGTCCTCGTCGGGGACGAGTCGTGGGTACTGGACCAGGCGATCGGTCTGGCGATGTACGACTCCGTCCGGTACGCCGAACTCGCCCGGACCGCATCGGTGCGCTACCTGCCCGCGCTGATCTCGATCTGCCCGGATCACTGGCCGGACGCGCGTAAGCACGAGGTGTCCGAGTTCATCCTGGCCGTGCTGCGTGGATTCCTGATCGAGTGGCGGACGAGTGGCGACGGCCCCGGGATCGAGTCCGGCTTCGCCGCGTTGAGCCGCGCGCTCGACCACGAGGAGGCCGCCTCCTAACCCACTCGACTAGCCTCTCGACAGTTTGCGAACCGCGTGGTTCACTTTTGGCATCGGAGAATTTCGCCAGAGGTGGGGTGCGTCATGGAACGCGAGTCAGTGCGGTTCTTCAGCGGGGACGCGGAGTGTGTTGCCTGGTACTACCCGGGGAGCAACGGCGGATGTGTGGTGATGGCCGGTGGCTTCGGGGTGACGAAGGAACCGGGGACGGATCTGTTCGCCGAGCGATTCCAGCGCGCCGGCTTCGGCGTACTGGCCTTCGACTACCGGCGGTTCGGGGAGAGTGGTGGCGGGCCGCGGCAGGTCGCGCGGGTCGGTGAGCAGTTGGCCGACTGGCAGGCTGCGATCTCGTACGCTGCTGAGCGGCCGGGCGTGGAGAAGGTCGCGATCTGGTCGTTCTCGTTGTCGGGCGGCTACATCTTCCCGATCGCCGCGCGGAATCCGCAGTTGGCCGCGGCGATCGCGCAGACACCCAACGCGGACGGGCCTGCTGCCTCTCGCAACGCGGCCCAGCATCAGAAGCCGTTGGCGATGCTGCGGTTCGCCGGACGTGCGGTGCTGGACGCCATCGGCAGTCTGGTCGGGCGGCCGCCGCTGCTCGTTCCGTTGGTCGGGTTGCCCGGCACTGTCGCGTTGCTGACGACGCCGGACTCGCTGCAGACGAACGAAGCACTTAACCCGGGCAACAAATACAGCGAGTGGATCCAGGCAGTCGCCGCGCGGTCAGCCCTGCGAATCACCATGTATCGCCCCGGCCGAGCTGCCTCGCGGGTGAAGGTACCGCTGCTCGTCGTTGTCGCCGACCAAGATCAGACGGCGCTGGCCCAACCTTCTGTCGACGCTGCGACCCAAGCACCTGGCGCAGAGCTGTTGAGAGTGCCCGGCGGGCACTATGCGCCCTTCCTCG
This region includes:
- a CDS encoding MFS transporter, which translates into the protein MTTLSGSRSLDQAGPRVGFAHSAGFWMIAVAFLTTMAFSTVPTPLYAIYQRRDGFPTFLITVIFAAYAVGVMVSLYLAGHVSDWLGRRRIALLAVLTEALAAVVFLLWQDVPGLLLARFISGVGVGVLTATATAHLSELRRISRPDEDPSHSALISSMVNLGGLAFGPLVGGLLAEYGSKPLDRPYELFLVLLLLSAVGIALVPETVERLEERPAYRPQRVALPSATKPQFFASAVGAFAAFAIFGLFTSLAPTFLAGTLHHTSRLLAGVVTFAVFVAGAASQVVFVRFSRPQQLRLGLVLMSVGLVGVAVGGLLPNLWLFVVGGVVAGAGVGLVFRGAVATAASLADAGSRGEVLAALFLIAYAGLALPVLAVGVGVALLPDQLALLIFSAIIFVLVNVAGQRMLKANRA
- a CDS encoding LysR family transcriptional regulator, with product MDSRQLEYFVAVAEELSFTRAAQRLFTVQSTVSAAIRALETDLKTTLFDRSTRRVTLSDTGEALLPEAKAALEALDRARAVVEEASTGLRGSVRIGTMTRLGLVDLASLLGEFYQRYPLVDVQVTTSPTGSSGLADDVRHGRLDVALVGLGAAEMTGLEPRELATVRFVVLVPSSHRLAGGGEVRLAELAGERFVDMLRGFGNRTTVDRAFDAAGIPRRVQVEVPDLTTVPDYVRAGLGVAVVPEMDLEETAGVIRLRLADAELTWTLSAITLSGKRPSRAVTALLALLIHHQRDVSLP
- a CDS encoding ABC transporter ATP-binding protein, whose amino-acid sequence is MATVSFKGATRVYPGTEIAAVDRLDLDIQDGEFVVLVGPSGSGKSTALRMLAGLEEVNEGSIYIGDRDVTNSPPKDRDIAMVFQNYALYPHMSVADNMGFALKMQGIHKEERAKRVAEAAKLLGLEEYLDRKPKALSGGQRQRVAMGRAIVRDPQVFLMDEPLSNLDAKLRVQTRTQIAELQHRLGVTTVYVTHDQIEAMTMGDRVAVLKDGQLQQVDTPLNLYDTPKNLFVAGFIGSPAMNLIEAEIVDGGAKIGDYLVPIARDLLAKAGDDKTIMLGIRPESFHLADEGLAVKVSVVEELGSDAYLYGSAVHTDDQQIIARVGTRLHSDKGAIVHLAPQPEKLHLFSTSTELRITA
- a CDS encoding protein-tyrosine phosphatase family protein; the encoded protein is MGMWEEGGAGVMRLPSGRLVRGRGLRDGVPGGALPEYGVYLLGKQPPEVEWESRWVRWPDFRLPADDRDARDALVGVLARAGDERVEVACEGGRGRTGTALACLAVLDGVSPADAVAYVRANYHAKAVETLWQKRYVRRFRAASDS
- a CDS encoding TetR/AcrR family transcriptional regulator is translated as MDEVAPEKAGYRRSAGSARGEARRRELLERVTDEVGANGLVDFSLRRAARAAGTTHKVLLYYFDGPEDLLTQAVLQLRERRIDRSLVAAGMAGSTLADRVRAMWPVLVGDESWVLDQAIGLAMYDSVRYAELARTASVRYLPALISICPDHWPDARKHEVSEFILAVLRGFLIEWRTSGDGPGIESGFAALSRALDHEEAAS
- a CDS encoding alpha/beta hydrolase, producing MERESVRFFSGDAECVAWYYPGSNGGCVVMAGGFGVTKEPGTDLFAERFQRAGFGVLAFDYRRFGESGGGPRQVARVGEQLADWQAAISYAAERPGVEKVAIWSFSLSGGYIFPIAARNPQLAAAIAQTPNADGPAASRNAAQHQKPLAMLRFAGRAVLDAIGSLVGRPPLLVPLVGLPGTVALLTTPDSLQTNEALNPGNKYSEWIQAVAARSALRITMYRPGRAASRVKVPLLVVVADQDQTALAQPSVDAATQAPGAELLRVPGGHYAPFLEEHEVVVEAEITFLTKHLVAQSADPSRR